Proteins from one Luteibaculum oceani genomic window:
- a CDS encoding T9SS type A sorting domain-containing protein, which yields MRSYKYIILIGILLSVGDLFSQLPIHKQWENIYGTHENEKPVLINDFMDGDFAILGLIEGGQTSDAYKNWFMLNSNQGAIKTSGLGNDRLRDIYKNDLGGLVFIDNGVCMRNDGNNFGDIRITYTDSSGESASSFCLGSTKDEIMFFTKKKNDKILIPANNFGGDPDAPFNNYGDADAWLIMLNSTGQQLWQNNFGGSKLDFVEYAEILDDKIIAIIRSFSDDYDLSGFSSGSKKWLLSIDEEGIILKSAIPNDPWVNEINAGAKQYFIDDKFMYIVGGRNGTNTSIPGHHNDTLGKDGFLTKVDHSTGEVIYVKYFGGTGEDRFFRILENNKGNLVICGKTNSSDGDLINESTEQGTWLLEVDPSGEIIDQNFVNYGLSGGSFVDFMCTQDDELIFLSTNKNKDAFPEYYGPLQDRKPDDYYVFKLGYSPVSSISNKEGVQSFSAYPNPNNTGVLNTNLKANYSLLDIQGRTLKSFVQSDALDVSDVQSGTYLVKHQSGATVRVVVK from the coding sequence ATGCGATCATATAAGTATATAATCTTAATAGGTATCTTATTGTCAGTTGGCGACTTGTTTTCTCAATTACCAATACATAAGCAATGGGAGAATATTTATGGGACTCATGAAAATGAAAAACCAGTTTTGATTAATGATTTTATGGATGGAGATTTTGCCATTCTTGGCTTAATTGAGGGTGGTCAAACATCAGATGCATACAAAAATTGGTTTATGTTAAATTCAAACCAAGGAGCTATTAAGACCAGTGGCCTGGGAAATGATAGACTAAGAGATATTTATAAAAATGACCTAGGCGGATTGGTATTTATCGATAATGGAGTTTGTATGAGGAATGATGGGAATAACTTCGGAGACATAAGAATAACATATACCGACTCTAGTGGTGAATCAGCTAGTTCCTTTTGTCTTGGAAGTACAAAGGACGAAATAATGTTTTTCACGAAGAAGAAAAATGATAAAATTTTAATTCCTGCAAATAATTTTGGAGGAGATCCAGACGCCCCCTTTAACAATTATGGAGATGCAGATGCTTGGTTGATTATGTTAAATTCTACTGGTCAACAGCTCTGGCAAAATAACTTTGGAGGAAGTAAATTAGATTTTGTTGAGTATGCTGAGATTTTGGATGATAAGATAATTGCGATTATTAGGTCCTTTTCGGATGACTATGACCTCTCAGGTTTTTCTTCTGGAAGTAAGAAATGGTTGCTTAGTATTGATGAGGAGGGAATTATCCTTAAAAGTGCAATACCTAATGACCCATGGGTAAATGAGATAAATGCAGGAGCAAAACAGTATTTTATCGACGATAAGTTTATGTATATTGTGGGTGGTAGAAATGGTACTAATACATCAATTCCTGGGCACCATAATGATACCCTTGGAAAGGATGGGTTTCTCACGAAAGTGGATCATTCAACGGGGGAAGTTATTTATGTAAAATACTTTGGAGGTACTGGTGAGGATAGGTTCTTTAGAATTTTAGAAAATAACAAAGGCAACTTAGTAATTTGTGGAAAAACAAACTCCTCTGATGGAGACCTAATCAATGAATCTACTGAACAAGGAACTTGGCTTTTAGAAGTTGATCCAAGTGGAGAGATAATAGATCAAAATTTCGTTAACTATGGGCTGTCGGGAGGTTCTTTTGTTGATTTTATGTGTACCCAGGATGATGAACTGATATTTTTAAGTACCAATAAAAACAAAGATGCTTTCCCAGAATATTATGGCCCATTGCAAGATAGAAAGCCGGATGATTATTACGTATTTAAATTGGGTTACAGTCCAGTAAGTTCCATTTCGAATAAGGAGGGAGTTCAGAGTTTTTCGGCCTACCCCAACCCCAACAATACAGGTGTTTTAAATACCAATCTTAAAGCCAATTATTCTTTACTGGATATCCAAGGACGTACACTTAAATCTTTTGTTCAAAGTGATGCTTTAGATGTCTCGGATGTGCAAAGTGGTACCTATTTGGTTAAACACCAAAGTGGAGCAACGGTTAGGGTTGTTGTTAAGTAG
- a CDS encoding T9SS type A sorting domain-containing protein has protein sequence MRLQRTNHLLFLLAFLVGFSIITSGQHTLIGVSDFGGEHGLGEIYTYDIETGQAEHVYSADLNIDGRVVSRFVSSTSTDSIIYGLIPGGGTGGAGLVVSYNLLSGETKAVFQIEVIPGMNEQTNEVLAFVDSAIYGVMASTLPSQKGYLFKYHLGNQQFEIIHNFEVKAHRAYNGLNVFRDSLLVGTLYSADGKKPVLYEYNTKNSTFRTLHEFNNDSLLEGSWPSSELSFVGDSLIIGVSIYGGANEAGTLYQYNYLQDEFTKLHDFEMDSGAYPEVAPVYMDQGVLVGCMGYNGPNGFGALYKFHLPTKTFQTVKAYTDLYDEGYYIASRLTRFRNNTILGLVKYGGPFNTGGVFQYNLDDNSCAVIHHYTQNVDGYRPTGIFDFKSYKDSVLGFASNRSTASTDGTLFRMWPGKDTVVIDLFLDHVEKAAYTRGNLVEYKDHWYGTTGGEAKYFKGGLYAINKFTKELEMVKNYTDATGTENAFPQLFLTDNNLIGGEVRDFYDPVSGDLVGALRWYSPETDSLHIIPFTGDIAENVGYRVEGFGMAEGEDGMYYGIVTKTTENWFLHVRLYRFNPFDLTVTLESEEIDSHLGGIMGNIIYHDGKIYGYAFRVIVDAVTRQVLFSYDLKSKETEIIYEYDGSGPRLTNARLIFANNKNLYWISTVSSGEGYVSKLDLQSKEAAVVYEHFAGNNNGEDIIGTAFLSLDSTQLYFPTKPGSPDDNLHRLYRLDLSTEEVVLIDSIGSHPASGLLHHLEFSYLFPNQHTLIASDTIPLIACDSVSLPISNLMVKQSGIYGVRNKRPNLPDSLQLYEVIIQEKPIREDTLLISGCDSVVIPWNGLVFKESGYFNVLKGGGGVCDSIIPIQILVDSLPNYSDTTIVTGCDSVQIPNGNVIFESGLYSVAKPFPNSCDSVHQYQAEVYSSFYGEYISDSLTTCEKSGTYRGVNYNGSGEYNVPLKTVHGCDSIERFKVRYFDPQPELSIKDDTIFLNMENMESYSIESTWFTCDEFGNYDSVFNVQAETYITIDTTVRASYGVMFSINNWPFSCSDTVACVEYNPGTVGFEQEEVDRVFLTPNPVETILNVEGIPEGAKLVLYNALGQKLVVEEQRSEKNAKLDLSKYPSGVYHLWVEKNGARRSFPVVKR, from the coding sequence ATGAGGCTACAACGTACCAACCATTTACTCTTCCTTTTAGCTTTTCTAGTAGGCTTTTCTATCATTACAAGCGGGCAGCACACCCTTATTGGGGTTTCCGATTTTGGTGGAGAGCATGGTCTTGGCGAAATTTATACCTACGACATAGAAACAGGTCAAGCGGAGCATGTTTATTCTGCAGACCTAAACATAGATGGCCGAGTGGTTAGTCGATTTGTATCTAGCACTAGTACCGATAGTATTATTTATGGCCTAATCCCAGGTGGTGGCACCGGAGGCGCTGGATTAGTAGTTTCCTACAACCTTTTATCGGGGGAAACAAAGGCGGTTTTTCAAATTGAAGTCATTCCTGGCATGAACGAACAAACGAACGAGGTGTTGGCTTTTGTTGATAGTGCTATTTACGGGGTAATGGCGAGTACCCTTCCAAGTCAAAAAGGGTATTTATTTAAATACCATCTTGGAAATCAACAATTTGAAATAATCCATAATTTCGAAGTTAAAGCACACAGGGCTTATAATGGCCTTAATGTTTTTAGAGATAGTTTGTTAGTAGGAACCCTATATTCTGCCGATGGAAAAAAACCTGTTCTCTATGAGTATAATACCAAAAATAGCACATTCAGAACCCTACATGAATTTAATAATGATAGTTTATTAGAAGGCAGTTGGCCTTCGTCAGAATTGTCATTTGTTGGAGATAGCCTAATTATTGGAGTTTCCATATATGGGGGAGCGAACGAGGCAGGCACTTTATATCAGTATAATTACCTACAAGACGAATTCACCAAGCTTCACGATTTTGAAATGGACTCTGGTGCATATCCAGAAGTAGCTCCGGTGTACATGGATCAGGGTGTATTGGTAGGTTGCATGGGATATAATGGTCCCAATGGATTTGGTGCTTTGTATAAATTCCATTTACCCACCAAAACATTCCAAACGGTTAAAGCATACACCGATCTTTACGATGAGGGGTACTACATTGCATCTCGTCTAACTCGATTCCGAAATAATACCATTCTTGGCCTGGTTAAATATGGCGGCCCATTTAATACAGGCGGGGTATTTCAATATAACCTAGATGATAATTCTTGTGCGGTTATTCATCACTATACCCAAAACGTTGATGGTTACCGTCCAACCGGCATATTCGATTTTAAAAGTTATAAAGACAGTGTGCTGGGATTTGCATCAAATAGGAGCACGGCAAGTACCGATGGAACTTTATTTAGAATGTGGCCTGGCAAGGATACGGTGGTGATTGATCTTTTTTTGGATCACGTGGAAAAGGCTGCCTACACAAGAGGAAATCTTGTGGAGTATAAAGACCATTGGTATGGTACCACGGGAGGTGAAGCTAAATACTTTAAAGGGGGGCTCTATGCCATCAATAAATTCACTAAGGAACTAGAGATGGTGAAGAATTACACCGATGCTACGGGCACCGAAAATGCTTTTCCCCAGTTATTTCTTACGGATAATAATTTAATAGGCGGGGAGGTAAGAGATTTTTACGATCCCGTTTCTGGAGATTTGGTTGGAGCGCTCCGTTGGTATAGTCCCGAAACAGATTCGCTTCACATCATTCCATTTACTGGAGATATTGCTGAAAATGTTGGATATCGAGTAGAGGGTTTTGGCATGGCAGAAGGTGAAGACGGAATGTATTATGGTATTGTTACCAAAACCACAGAAAACTGGTTCCTACATGTTAGGCTATATCGTTTTAATCCTTTTGATTTAACCGTTACCCTCGAATCCGAGGAAATCGATTCCCATTTGGGGGGAATAATGGGGAATATAATCTACCATGATGGCAAAATTTATGGTTATGCGTTTAGGGTTATTGTAGATGCAGTTACGCGGCAAGTGCTTTTTTCCTACGATTTAAAATCTAAGGAAACGGAAATTATTTACGAATACGATGGTTCGGGACCTAGATTAACCAATGCCAGGCTAATTTTTGCAAACAACAAAAACCTCTATTGGATAAGTACGGTTTCTTCAGGAGAAGGATATGTTTCTAAGCTCGATTTGCAAAGCAAAGAGGCTGCCGTGGTATATGAGCATTTCGCTGGAAATAATAATGGGGAAGATATAATTGGTACGGCCTTTTTATCTCTAGATAGCACGCAACTGTATTTTCCAACTAAACCGGGTAGCCCGGATGACAATTTACACAGGCTGTACCGTTTGGATTTATCCACCGAAGAAGTGGTTTTAATCGATTCCATTGGTAGTCACCCCGCATCGGGACTCCTACATCATCTTGAATTTTCCTATTTATTTCCCAATCAGCATACATTAATTGCTAGCGACACAATACCGTTAATTGCTTGCGATTCCGTTTCGCTCCCCATTTCGAATTTAATGGTTAAGCAATCTGGAATATATGGGGTGCGAAATAAGAGGCCGAACCTGCCAGATAGTCTCCAACTTTATGAGGTAATTATCCAGGAAAAACCAATTCGAGAAGATACCCTCCTTATTTCTGGATGTGATTCTGTAGTGATTCCATGGAATGGATTGGTATTTAAAGAGTCTGGATATTTTAATGTGCTAAAAGGAGGAGGTGGCGTATGCGATAGTATAATACCTATTCAGATTCTGGTTGATTCGCTACCAAATTATTCGGATACCACCATTGTTACCGGTTGCGATTCCGTTCAAATCCCCAATGGAAATGTGATTTTTGAATCTGGATTATACTCGGTAGCCAAACCCTTTCCAAATTCTTGTGATAGCGTTCATCAATATCAGGCAGAAGTGTACAGCAGTTTCTACGGGGAATATATCTCTGATTCGTTAACTACCTGTGAGAAGTCGGGTACTTATCGAGGGGTGAATTATAACGGTTCTGGTGAGTATAATGTACCCCTAAAAACTGTTCATGGTTGCGATTCCATAGAGCGTTTTAAGGTTAGATATTTTGATCCGCAACCTGAGTTATCCATAAAAGATGATACCATTTTCTTAAACATGGAAAACATGGAGTCTTATAGCATAGAGTCTACCTGGTTTACCTGCGACGAATTTGGGAATTATGATAGTGTATTTAATGTACAAGCAGAGACGTACATTACCATAGATACAACTGTAAGGGCCAGTTATGGAGTCATGTTTTCTATAAATAATTGGCCATTCTCCTGTTCGGATACGGTGGCATGTGTGGAGTATAATCCCGGTACAGTGGGCTTTGAGCAAGAAGAGGTAGACAGAGTTTTTTTGACACCAAATCCCGTGGAAACCATACTAAACGTAGAAGGAATTCCAGAGGGAGCAAAACTTGTTTTATACAATGCACTTGGACAAAAGTTGGTCGTAGAAGAGCAACGATCCGAGAAAAATGCAAAGCTGGACCTAAGTAAATACCCATCGGGTGTGTACCACTTATGGGTGGAAAAAAATGGCGCTCGTCGCAGCTTCCCCGTGGTGAAAAGGTGA
- the pyrR gene encoding bifunctional pyr operon transcriptional regulator/uracil phosphoribosyltransferase PyrR, which produces MTPITILNSTQIDLTLKRLARQLIENHNDFSNTAILGLQPRGIYFAKRIVDICSEITGRKIELGSLDITFHRDDFRRRDSPLQPNKTEIDFLIEGKDVVLVDDVLYTGRSVRAGLDAMLGFGRPKSVELMCLIDRRFHRDLPIQPNYVGRQIDSIVEERVSVEWKGTEQEDQVVLYIPNKSA; this is translated from the coding sequence ATGACTCCAATTACAATTCTTAATAGCACGCAGATAGATCTTACGCTTAAGCGATTGGCCCGTCAGCTCATAGAAAATCACAATGATTTTTCTAATACTGCGATTCTAGGCTTGCAGCCGAGAGGGATATATTTTGCGAAACGCATAGTAGATATTTGCTCCGAAATAACCGGTCGTAAAATAGAATTGGGATCTCTTGATATCACTTTCCATCGCGACGATTTCCGTCGAAGAGATTCTCCTTTACAACCCAATAAAACGGAAATAGACTTTTTAATAGAAGGCAAAGATGTTGTCTTGGTAGACGATGTGCTGTACACCGGAAGATCGGTCAGGGCAGGCTTGGATGCCATGCTAGGCTTCGGACGCCCAAAATCTGTGGAGTTGATGTGCCTTATTGATAGACGTTTTCATAGGGATTTACCCATTCAACCAAATTACGTTGGCAGGCAGATAGATTCTATTGTTGAGGAGCGCGTATCGGTGGAGTGGAAAGGTACCGAGCAAGAAGATCAAGTAGTTTTATACATACCAAATAAATCGGCATGA
- a CDS encoding aspartate carbamoyltransferase catalytic subunit: protein MSKELSVNHLLGIEPLSAEDIHLILDTAKNFKEVINRPIKKVPSLRDITVANLFFENSTRTKLSFELAEKRLSADVINFSASGSSVKKGETLIDTVNNVLAMKVDMVVMRHPNPGAPVFLSKNVDTCVINAGDGTHEHPTQALLDSFSIQQKLGTVAGKKVVIVGDILHSRVALSNIYCLKKLGAEVMVCGPKTLIPKHIHELGVEVSTNLDDAIAWCDVANMLRIQLERQKDKYFPSLREYSNMFGLTKERLDRIGKPITVMHPGPINRGVEITSDVADSDSSIILEQVENGVAVRMAVLYLLASKIKLKSE, encoded by the coding sequence ATGAGTAAGGAGTTATCCGTAAATCACCTTCTGGGAATAGAACCACTTAGTGCAGAGGATATTCATTTAATTCTGGATACGGCTAAGAACTTTAAAGAGGTGATCAATCGCCCCATTAAAAAAGTGCCGAGTTTAAGAGATATAACGGTTGCCAACCTATTTTTTGAGAACTCTACCCGAACCAAGTTGTCTTTTGAATTGGCCGAGAAGCGATTATCAGCAGACGTAATTAATTTTTCGGCGTCGGGATCTTCCGTAAAAAAGGGCGAAACCCTTATTGATACGGTAAATAATGTGCTGGCCATGAAGGTAGACATGGTGGTAATGCGCCATCCCAACCCCGGGGCGCCAGTATTCCTAAGCAAAAACGTTGATACTTGCGTTATTAATGCTGGAGATGGTACGCACGAGCATCCTACTCAAGCGCTATTAGATTCATTTTCCATTCAGCAAAAGTTGGGAACCGTAGCCGGAAAAAAGGTGGTTATCGTTGGAGATATTCTTCACTCTAGAGTGGCACTCTCTAACATTTACTGTCTTAAAAAATTAGGAGCAGAGGTAATGGTTTGCGGGCCAAAAACTCTTATTCCTAAGCATATCCACGAGCTGGGCGTAGAAGTTAGCACCAATTTGGATGACGCAATAGCTTGGTGCGACGTCGCAAATATGCTACGCATCCAATTAGAACGTCAAAAAGACAAATATTTTCCTTCACTTAGGGAGTATAGCAATATGTTTGGACTCACCAAGGAGCGACTAGATCGCATTGGAAAACCCATTACAGTGATGCATCCAGGACCTATAAATAGAGGAGTGGAAATCACCTCCGATGTGGCAGATTCCGATTCATCTATCATTCTAGAACAGGTAGAAAACGGGGTTGCGGTCCGCATGGCTGTATTGTATTTGCTTGCATCCAAAATAAAATTGAAAAGCGAATGA
- a CDS encoding ribonuclease Z: MKFKVTILGSGSAVPTRDRNPTAQLINLHNTYILADCAEGTQLCLRENSIRLQKVDYILISHLHGDHFYGLPGLISTLHLLGRSKPITIFGPPGLEKAVMGMVEISRSNLRYPLRFVETQTEHKELIIEHSTFEIYSFPLLHKVPTTGFLFEEKPKKRLYRPEIGEDFGIPHYWIDRIKQGQDYIDEEGNRILNRLLTKDPEPPKSYAFCTDTAYYPKIATFIQDVDVIYHEASFLVEDKKRALETRHSTSQDAAQIAMLCNARKLVIGHFSARYNNLQPFLEEAKPFFNNVVLAYDGMVINV, from the coding sequence TTGAAATTTAAGGTTACTATTTTAGGCAGTGGATCTGCTGTTCCGACAAGAGACAGGAATCCTACTGCCCAATTAATCAACCTTCACAATACTTATATTCTAGCCGACTGTGCGGAGGGAACTCAACTTTGCCTCCGAGAGAATTCCATTCGTCTACAAAAGGTAGATTACATTCTTATTAGTCATTTACACGGCGATCATTTTTACGGTTTACCGGGGTTAATCTCTACCCTTCATTTATTGGGAAGATCTAAACCCATTACCATTTTTGGACCTCCCGGCCTCGAAAAAGCGGTTATGGGCATGGTGGAAATTAGTCGTTCTAATCTTCGGTATCCGTTAAGGTTTGTAGAGACCCAAACAGAACACAAGGAGCTGATTATCGAGCACAGTACTTTCGAAATTTATTCGTTTCCATTGTTACACAAGGTGCCCACAACAGGATTTTTGTTTGAAGAAAAGCCGAAAAAACGTCTTTATAGACCCGAAATAGGGGAGGATTTTGGAATACCGCATTACTGGATAGATCGAATTAAACAAGGGCAGGACTACATTGATGAAGAGGGCAATAGAATACTTAACAGGCTTTTAACCAAAGATCCTGAGCCCCCAAAAAGCTACGCCTTCTGTACGGATACGGCATATTATCCCAAAATTGCCACCTTCATTCAAGATGTAGATGTTATTTACCACGAGGCTTCCTTTTTAGTTGAGGATAAAAAAAGAGCCTTGGAAACAAGACATAGTACTTCGCAGGATGCAGCCCAGATTGCTATGCTGTGTAACGCTAGAAAATTAGTAATTGGTCATTTTTCGGCGCGGTATAATAACCTGCAACCATTTTTAGAGGAGGCAAAACCTTTTTTCAATAATGTGGTTTTAGCTTATGATGGAATGGTAATAAATGTCTAA
- a CDS encoding response regulator transcription factor has protein sequence MQPIKILLADSNQLIRIGLRNVFSDTEKYSVVDEAVDGDDLVAKAASTAAEVVLIDYTSPGFTIDAIPQSREINNKLQFVAITYDQSGFTITNAIKSGVTSYIKKDCDIEEIRDAVKETAAGSKFFCGKILETIQKEAIEVQNIDVAPFSCAPIALTQREQEIILLIAEGNTTTQIAEKLFLSSHTINTHRKNIMTKLGVNNTAAIVMYAVKNNLVSPNKFLFSGEARV, from the coding sequence ATGCAGCCCATCAAAATCTTACTAGCCGATAGCAACCAGTTAATTAGAATTGGATTGAGAAACGTGTTTAGCGACACTGAGAAATACAGTGTGGTAGACGAGGCTGTAGATGGCGATGATTTGGTTGCCAAAGCAGCAAGCACCGCTGCCGAGGTGGTACTAATAGATTATACCAGCCCAGGTTTTACGATAGACGCCATACCTCAAAGCAGGGAAATCAATAACAAGCTGCAATTTGTGGCAATTACCTACGATCAATCTGGATTTACCATTACCAACGCGATTAAGAGTGGTGTTACTAGTTACATCAAAAAGGATTGCGATATAGAGGAAATAAGAGATGCCGTTAAAGAAACTGCGGCAGGATCTAAATTTTTCTGTGGTAAAATTCTCGAAACCATCCAAAAGGAGGCAATTGAGGTTCAGAATATTGATGTAGCTCCCTTTTCCTGCGCTCCTATTGCACTTACACAACGAGAGCAAGAAATCATTCTCTTAATAGCAGAGGGTAACACAACCACTCAAATAGCCGAAAAACTATTCTTATCTAGCCACACCATAAATACGCACAGAAAAAACATCATGACCAAGTTGGGAGTAAACAACACGGCAGCCATTGTGATGTATGCGGTTAAAAATAATTTGGTAAGCCCCAATAAGTTCCTCTTCTCAGGAGAGGCGAGGGTTTAG
- a CDS encoding TonB-dependent receptor domain-containing protein: protein MKALRIALYILGFLAGTTGWAQMSDPPTKLSGVVIDEMGNPIPGARVSLINSSEAITTTDLYGRFTFNRLAQGKQVLLVYSLGYEPITDTLICTHASHQKVEYNLKPLAAQLAELEIAADRPEILERLRTIRGTMLFAAKKNDIVRPDDLVANTATNNARQVYAKVSGLNIWESDYGGNQLEIGGRGLSPSRTSNFNTRQNGYDISADPLGYPETYYSPPTDAIDRIDIVRGASSLQFGSQFGGTINFILKDHPKDKKLHLNSKQSVGSFGLFNSYNSFGVKSGKHQVFGYFNHKKSEGWRANSASENNTYYFKYTLQSTPQLKLSFSYTGNRYLAQQPGGLTDAQFEEDPTQVNRNRNWFAVAWNLPAFNATWKLSDKTSITHNTYALVASRDALGFLATPNVADPAEQASNEEFRKQRNLISDQFNNWGTETRLLQRTQIGNYETALTAGVRAYKGKNHKQQGFASSGSDASFKYISEDFPGISDYNFNNTNYAAFAEALIYPTKKLALTYGVRYEFIDTQGNGVYRNLVRAPNNSILIDEQIEDGMEKRRDFAILGFGAAYRIHPSLELFANFSQNYRSITFNDVIVRNPAFRVDPNIEDERGYNLDLGIKGMVLPGVGLDFTAFYLKYANRIGLLLATDSETFQVYRLRTNIGKSNTFGFESLIEIKPLEWMHYQGDLNISAFVNASVLKGRYNSTDPTIDGNKIELVPDFIFKTGIKLGYKEFQLSAQYSYVNDHFSDATNAFETANSISGLIPSYNVLDIGLRYNYNKWTLETGVNNAANESYFTRRATGYPGPGIIPSTPRNYYFTLGFTF from the coding sequence ATGAAAGCACTTAGAATTGCACTATACATATTAGGGTTTCTTGCGGGAACAACGGGTTGGGCTCAAATGTCTGATCCGCCGACCAAGCTATCGGGTGTGGTAATCGATGAAATGGGAAACCCCATTCCTGGCGCCAGAGTTAGTCTTATTAATTCATCAGAAGCAATAACAACCACCGATTTATACGGTAGGTTTACTTTTAATAGGCTTGCACAGGGTAAACAAGTACTGTTGGTATACAGCTTGGGATATGAACCCATTACCGATACGCTTATTTGCACACACGCCTCGCACCAAAAGGTAGAATACAATTTAAAACCGCTTGCAGCACAACTGGCCGAACTAGAAATAGCTGCCGATAGGCCCGAAATTCTAGAGCGTCTCCGTACCATAAGAGGTACCATGCTTTTTGCTGCCAAAAAGAATGATATCGTAAGGCCTGATGATCTCGTTGCCAATACGGCTACCAATAATGCACGTCAGGTGTATGCCAAGGTTTCTGGACTAAACATTTGGGAGAGTGATTACGGTGGAAATCAATTAGAAATTGGTGGACGAGGATTAAGCCCTAGCCGTACATCCAACTTTAATACTAGGCAAAACGGGTACGACATTAGTGCAGATCCGCTTGGATATCCAGAAACCTATTACAGCCCTCCTACCGATGCAATAGACCGAATTGATATAGTGCGTGGTGCCTCTTCCCTTCAGTTTGGGAGCCAGTTTGGAGGAACCATAAACTTTATACTTAAAGATCACCCCAAAGACAAAAAACTACACCTCAACAGCAAGCAAAGTGTTGGGTCTTTCGGGTTATTCAATAGCTATAATTCATTTGGGGTTAAATCTGGAAAACACCAGGTCTTCGGATATTTTAATCATAAGAAATCGGAAGGATGGAGAGCGAACTCTGCCTCGGAGAACAACACCTATTACTTTAAGTACACCCTGCAAAGCACTCCGCAATTAAAATTGTCTTTTTCGTATACCGGGAACAGATATCTTGCCCAACAGCCAGGGGGTTTAACTGATGCGCAATTTGAGGAGGATCCTACTCAGGTAAATAGAAATAGAAATTGGTTTGCTGTAGCTTGGAATTTACCCGCATTTAATGCCACTTGGAAACTTTCTGATAAAACCTCCATTACCCATAATACCTATGCGCTTGTTGCAAGTAGAGATGCACTAGGATTCTTGGCCACGCCAAACGTAGCAGATCCAGCCGAGCAAGCATCTAATGAAGAGTTTAGAAAACAACGGAATTTGATTTCCGACCAGTTCAATAACTGGGGAACCGAAACTAGACTATTACAGCGCACTCAAATTGGAAATTACGAAACCGCTTTAACCGCAGGTGTAAGAGCTTATAAAGGAAAGAACCATAAACAGCAAGGATTTGCCAGCTCGGGGTCTGACGCTTCATTTAAATACATCAGCGAGGACTTTCCTGGTATTTCTGATTACAACTTTAATAACACCAATTACGCTGCTTTTGCGGAGGCTTTAATTTATCCCACCAAAAAACTAGCGCTAACCTATGGTGTACGTTACGAATTTATTGATACACAAGGGAATGGCGTTTACCGCAATTTAGTTCGCGCTCCGAACAACAGCATTCTTATAGATGAGCAAATTGAGGATGGAATGGAGAAAAGAAGGGATTTTGCCATTCTTGGATTCGGTGCTGCCTATAGAATTCATCCAAGCCTGGAGCTTTTCGCCAACTTCTCACAGAATTACCGCTCCATTACTTTTAATGATGTAATTGTAAGAAACCCGGCGTTTAGGGTAGATCCTAACATAGAAGATGAGCGTGGTTACAATTTGGACTTAGGTATAAAAGGCATGGTATTACCTGGAGTAGGGCTCGATTTTACCGCTTTCTATCTTAAATACGCCAACCGTATTGGGCTTCTATTGGCAACAGACTCCGAAACATTTCAAGTGTACCGCCTTAGAACTAACATAGGGAAAAGCAACACCTTTGGGTTTGAAAGTTTAATTGAAATAAAGCCTCTGGAATGGATGCATTACCAAGGGGATTTAAATATTTCGGCCTTTGTAAATGCTTCGGTTTTAAAAGGTAGGTACAACAGCACGGATCCCACTATAGATGGAAATAAAATTGAGTTGGTTCCCGATTTTATTTTTAAAACAGGAATTAAACTGGGATATAAAGAGTTTCAGCTTTCTGCCCAGTACAGCTATGTTAACGATCATTTCTCTGATGCTACCAATGCCTTTGAAACGGCGAACAGCATAAGTGGTTTAATTCCATCCTATAATGTATTAGATATAGGATTGCGTTACAACTACAATAAATGGACTTTAGAAACCGGGGTTAATAATGCTGCAAATGAAAGCTACTTTACCCGCAGAGCAACTGGATATCCTGGACCTGGAATCATTCCTTCTACTCCAAGAAATTACTACTTTACTTTAGGATTTACCTTCTAA